The proteins below come from a single Chitinophaga pinensis DSM 2588 genomic window:
- a CDS encoding deaminase domain-containing protein, with translation MPRIFRYLLCLLTLLTGFYHADAQQYPVTASTQIVPPYSVYLPDYAVPGSDKLRVILVQNDLTVPSYDIRLQVTVEQNGSVIMRSSPNFIPKPLTLSPGIPTIIGGIDLADYLNPANIQYSGGFSREVYEKTRSLPEGAYRISFTAYDYRRPQVQVSNTGANVFFFRKNDPPLLNLPICNSRVEKLDPQFLTFNWSSRNSPSPLPGSGTEYVFSLYEVRPAGSNPDYIVRSAKPIYTLVTEMNTIVYGPGEPQLRDSMQYVWTVQARDKSGRDMFSNNGLSLSCTFNYLGNNPFTQRNIPKPVLGGRSTGQRSVRFSWPLADAGYQVETYRLQYRAAKTGSTEFDWQTQESAGDTAFTANGLEPGRAYEGRLQWKIEGIYGPLSDVVTLKTDSAKTFVCGDPALMTAPANKEPLASAHVGSIFRVGNYDVILTEVSGSAGKFTGKGRVITLGFGIGLQMEFKDVTVNTDMVVTGGEMHAVTEGIDKFIQDKVDEQRGGNDVGKVKTGDIVPDITTKLKIFSPANIKVNVDAGTITLKDSETGKEEVINYKDKGKTLPLVLEDADGNLYNIDKGGKVTSAGKRDTSLTKEVLASLKTLNLSKGTVTFSASGDNAYAFDEWKDSYSGKSVLENKYESLADGKYRVSAKAIVPGVQEELVAILKGAGADITSSKLKFVTGKGIVLESKDLGDAKYSVKVTGGPGGDAQEVYAAYPDGKGGYISMGKLLVASYTPLQKTVVLIPIGEAVVNKEVLLDSLQHIYGKLGINYTVEVDESFKNNKDWDSNHDNVLQDRGSAFLSNNFTGEEKILKKLYKKRTKLSDDAVYLFVVDEVALADGDLLGKMPRNSQFGFIFTKDAAREAVVRTVLHEIGHGDYTLEHTFGEGIGLEKRTTDNLMDYSGGYRLLKYQWDILHDPGSVWGIFEDDADSENYFGVNISKIFLNKDKKTVSFLTPSATVLAVPWEKLGKVEFQYGAVYKSAATDQLNFGPDLTVGAVRSFELKDTGNAVQRYLYYDNTGTYKSESTGTAFQQEAAEDMVDGFIYPLQCDGKMRMYKFTRNTIPLYKAGDPIRKFVDFAETFRPFAVNTIMNDPLSFITLSQELPADVNNRCPYCIATTTVSMMKNHCAGAEYLWLDKIAQVRQVYPEYFTRFTQPEVVVEESVTGGRREKPGNWEVPLSFDMPLSTTHYSDSRPERATDYPWGKLLADSAEIKTAYTGDKVRFYKKFYTEFVNYITVTAIATDNKFWDTLTRRASVYEVFPHVRDEPYIHLQTVAVNKRGIALEIITKLYENSTTDFPHEDEVYLKLLTSFKGVADQTALLKYIEDSILFSNIYNPFNRFLMPAKMQIATMMTYSNMITNTGHCNYLIAEKAEQIDHPDIVAQLEGDMLQFKNAGIDFPEGNKILIDEKPYNYNDIVSVQVAGSFTIKINGVDSTFAKGTILNIPAIQVGLMSEINTADVAAKTAWLAFDVGTMVIGIGQAKILFTAGNYVRKSIVALDLLGSTAGIGLQLLDEDAISPQLRTSLQIASFVCSLPSMALAIPRIERKVSELDAVLNTKYGKSGLSAKQLREKAALERIRQELSAAAHLPEVAEDAAEISRRAVTISKEEDINKVLSWLNTAEDADPNIYLAVHAVGGDFKVMHGGKEVIMDHRSLANWILANEGLFPANKQLVLLSCGDIETAQHLSRKLKRSVVANDGPVRVYSNGVIEADNSFRYIDEAGYIDNSTSVVVGKQAVPPASDKDVVTLGLKAVKATTVSELVVEFKRIFGIGSELALRLSKNADFVKAYQENARILQVIANALPEVEVTVKGKKFATYREALLTGCADDPKLFTVMNSAIEEAIEGVKNAEDVKPFVEYAATRRKMTEYMNKNGDFNKDYFANAVLNSAVFRYAALDAKGWGKIDEARKAFTIHPNSNVLVVERRMKNGKPIQEVSHSGGRTADRTSESIEGTIKKVNEDNKHFDQFTVGGPRIQDSESKYFEDLLEKLEKKELRAEDIEELILYTERPVCPSCLNVIRDFKKRFNIEITVYEGKYKR, from the coding sequence ATGCCTCGTATATTCCGATACCTGCTTTGCCTGCTGACGCTGCTCACGGGCTTCTATCATGCTGATGCCCAGCAATACCCTGTCACAGCCAGTACGCAGATCGTACCGCCTTATAGTGTTTATCTGCCGGATTACGCAGTGCCGGGTAGTGATAAATTACGTGTGATACTCGTACAGAATGACCTGACCGTACCCAGTTATGATATCAGGCTACAGGTGACTGTAGAGCAGAATGGCAGTGTGATCATGCGATCGTCGCCGAACTTTATTCCCAAACCTCTGACTTTAAGTCCGGGTATTCCTACCATCATCGGTGGTATCGATCTGGCGGACTATCTCAATCCGGCAAATATCCAGTATAGCGGCGGTTTCAGCCGGGAAGTATACGAGAAGACCCGTTCCTTGCCGGAAGGGGCTTACCGCATTTCATTTACAGCATATGACTATCGTCGTCCACAGGTACAGGTCAGTAACACAGGGGCCAATGTCTTCTTCTTCCGGAAAAATGATCCGCCTTTACTGAACCTTCCTATCTGTAACAGCCGTGTGGAAAAACTGGATCCGCAGTTCCTGACATTCAACTGGAGCAGCCGTAATTCCCCTAGTCCTTTACCCGGTAGTGGTACAGAATATGTCTTCTCCCTGTATGAAGTAAGACCGGCAGGCAGCAATCCTGATTATATCGTCAGAAGCGCTAAACCGATCTATACACTGGTGACAGAGATGAATACCATTGTATATGGTCCGGGAGAGCCGCAGCTGAGAGATAGTATGCAGTATGTATGGACAGTGCAGGCACGGGATAAGAGCGGCAGGGATATGTTCAGCAATAACGGGCTGAGTCTGAGTTGCACTTTCAATTACCTGGGAAATAATCCTTTTACTCAAAGAAATATACCGAAACCTGTATTAGGAGGGCGCAGCACAGGACAGCGCAGCGTACGTTTCAGCTGGCCACTGGCAGATGCAGGCTACCAGGTGGAAACCTATCGTTTGCAATACCGTGCAGCTAAAACAGGCAGTACAGAGTTTGACTGGCAGACGCAGGAATCAGCAGGAGATACCGCATTTACGGCGAATGGCTTAGAACCGGGTCGTGCCTATGAAGGTAGGTTACAATGGAAAATAGAAGGTATCTATGGACCATTGAGTGATGTTGTGACACTGAAGACCGACTCCGCTAAAACCTTCGTATGTGGCGATCCTGCATTGATGACAGCACCGGCTAATAAAGAGCCATTGGCAAGCGCACATGTGGGCAGTATTTTCCGCGTAGGCAACTACGATGTGATACTGACAGAAGTAAGTGGCAGTGCTGGTAAATTCACCGGTAAAGGCCGTGTGATTACCCTGGGCTTTGGTATCGGTTTGCAGATGGAGTTTAAAGATGTAACTGTCAATACGGATATGGTCGTGACAGGAGGAGAGATGCACGCCGTGACCGAGGGTATCGATAAATTCATCCAGGATAAAGTAGATGAACAACGCGGTGGTAATGATGTCGGTAAGGTGAAAACAGGAGATATCGTTCCTGATATCACGACAAAACTGAAGATCTTCTCTCCGGCTAATATTAAAGTAAATGTAGACGCAGGTACCATTACGCTGAAAGATAGTGAGACGGGTAAAGAAGAAGTTATCAACTATAAAGACAAAGGTAAGACCCTGCCTTTGGTGCTGGAAGATGCAGATGGCAACCTGTATAATATTGATAAAGGAGGTAAGGTAACGTCCGCTGGTAAGCGTGATACTTCACTGACGAAAGAAGTCCTGGCATCATTGAAAACACTGAACCTGAGCAAAGGTACAGTGACATTCTCCGCATCGGGTGATAATGCATATGCATTTGATGAATGGAAAGATAGCTATAGCGGTAAATCTGTATTAGAGAATAAATATGAATCCCTGGCAGATGGTAAGTACCGCGTAAGCGCGAAAGCAATTGTACCAGGTGTGCAGGAAGAACTGGTGGCGATACTCAAGGGCGCTGGCGCTGATATCACAAGTTCCAAGTTGAAATTTGTGACAGGTAAAGGCATTGTCCTGGAGTCAAAAGACCTGGGTGATGCTAAATACTCCGTGAAAGTAACTGGTGGTCCTGGTGGTGATGCCCAGGAAGTATATGCGGCTTATCCTGATGGAAAAGGCGGGTATATCAGTATGGGTAAACTGCTGGTGGCAAGTTATACGCCATTGCAGAAGACTGTTGTACTGATACCAATCGGTGAGGCAGTTGTCAATAAAGAAGTATTACTGGATAGCCTGCAACACATCTACGGAAAACTGGGTATTAACTACACGGTTGAAGTGGATGAGTCTTTCAAAAATAACAAAGACTGGGATAGCAATCATGACAACGTATTGCAGGACAGAGGTAGCGCATTCCTGAGCAACAACTTTACAGGTGAAGAGAAAATACTGAAGAAACTGTATAAGAAAAGGACAAAACTCAGCGATGATGCCGTGTACCTGTTTGTTGTAGATGAAGTGGCTTTAGCTGACGGAGATCTGTTAGGTAAAATGCCGCGTAATAGCCAGTTTGGTTTCATCTTCACAAAGGATGCTGCAAGAGAGGCCGTCGTGCGTACCGTACTACATGAGATCGGACATGGAGACTATACACTGGAACATACATTCGGTGAAGGTATCGGACTGGAGAAACGGACCACGGATAACCTGATGGATTATAGCGGTGGATACAGACTGTTGAAATACCAGTGGGATATCCTGCATGATCCGGGCAGTGTATGGGGCATATTTGAAGATGATGCGGATAGTGAAAACTACTTTGGTGTAAATATCAGTAAGATATTCCTGAACAAGGATAAGAAGACCGTCTCCTTCCTGACACCTTCTGCAACCGTACTGGCAGTACCATGGGAAAAGCTGGGTAAGGTGGAGTTCCAGTATGGAGCTGTCTATAAATCAGCCGCCACAGATCAGCTGAATTTCGGTCCCGATCTTACAGTAGGGGCAGTAAGAAGTTTTGAACTGAAAGATACCGGCAATGCAGTACAACGTTATCTGTATTATGATAATACCGGTACGTACAAAAGCGAATCAACGGGCACCGCGTTCCAGCAGGAAGCTGCGGAAGACATGGTTGACGGATTTATCTATCCGTTGCAGTGCGATGGCAAGATGAGGATGTATAAGTTCACACGCAATACTATTCCCTTATATAAAGCAGGAGATCCGATCAGGAAGTTTGTGGACTTTGCAGAAACATTCCGGCCATTTGCGGTCAACACGATCATGAATGATCCGCTGTCGTTTATTACTTTAAGTCAGGAGTTACCTGCTGATGTGAACAACAGGTGTCCATACTGTATTGCTACGACTACCGTAAGCATGATGAAAAATCATTGTGCTGGTGCTGAATATCTCTGGTTGGATAAGATCGCACAGGTACGGCAGGTATATCCCGAATACTTCACCCGGTTTACACAGCCGGAAGTGGTAGTAGAAGAGAGCGTAACCGGCGGCAGACGAGAGAAGCCCGGTAACTGGGAAGTACCGCTGAGTTTTGATATGCCATTGTCAACGACGCATTATTCTGACTCAAGACCGGAAAGAGCGACAGATTATCCATGGGGTAAATTACTGGCAGATAGCGCTGAGATAAAAACGGCCTATACAGGTGATAAAGTCCGGTTCTATAAGAAGTTCTACACGGAATTTGTGAATTATATCACTGTCACTGCCATAGCGACCGATAATAAGTTCTGGGATACGTTGACAAGAAGAGCTTCTGTTTATGAAGTATTCCCGCATGTCAGGGACGAGCCTTATATACATCTGCAGACGGTAGCTGTTAATAAGAGAGGCATCGCGCTGGAAATTATCACAAAGCTATACGAGAACAGTACCACTGATTTTCCACATGAGGACGAGGTATACCTGAAGCTCCTTACCAGCTTTAAGGGTGTGGCAGATCAGACGGCCTTGCTGAAATATATAGAGGATAGCATCTTGTTCAGTAACATCTATAATCCATTCAACAGGTTCCTGATGCCTGCAAAGATGCAGATAGCGACCATGATGACTTATAGCAACATGATCACTAACACAGGGCACTGTAATTATCTGATAGCGGAGAAGGCGGAACAGATCGATCATCCTGATATTGTGGCGCAACTGGAAGGAGATATGCTGCAGTTTAAGAATGCCGGCATTGATTTCCCTGAAGGTAATAAGATCCTCATTGATGAAAAGCCATATAACTATAATGATATCGTATCTGTACAGGTAGCAGGTTCCTTCACCATCAAAATCAACGGCGTTGATTCAACGTTCGCAAAGGGTACCATTCTGAATATACCTGCGATACAGGTTGGCTTAATGTCAGAGATCAATACCGCGGACGTAGCAGCGAAAACGGCATGGCTGGCGTTTGATGTCGGCACAATGGTCATCGGTATCGGACAAGCCAAAATCCTCTTTACGGCAGGTAATTATGTCAGAAAGTCTATTGTGGCGCTTGATCTGCTGGGCTCTACAGCGGGTATCGGTTTACAGTTGCTGGATGAAGATGCGATCTCTCCACAACTGAGAACGAGTCTTCAGATTGCGTCTTTCGTTTGTTCTTTGCCAAGTATGGCATTGGCGATACCTAGAATTGAACGGAAGGTAAGTGAACTGGATGCCGTATTGAATACGAAATATGGTAAGAGTGGACTGAGTGCAAAACAGTTAAGAGAGAAAGCGGCGCTGGAACGTATAAGACAGGAATTATCTGCAGCGGCTCATTTACCGGAAGTGGCAGAAGATGCAGCTGAGATCAGCAGAAGGGCTGTAACAATCAGTAAAGAGGAGGATATTAACAAAGTATTATCCTGGTTAAATACTGCCGAAGATGCGGATCCAAATATTTATCTGGCGGTTCATGCGGTCGGTGGAGATTTCAAGGTAATGCATGGCGGTAAAGAGGTGATAATGGACCATCGTTCCCTCGCCAACTGGATCCTTGCAAATGAAGGGCTGTTCCCGGCCAATAAACAACTGGTATTATTATCCTGTGGTGATATTGAAACCGCACAGCACCTGAGCCGTAAATTAAAACGTAGTGTGGTTGCTAATGATGGTCCGGTAAGGGTATACTCTAACGGTGTGATTGAGGCAGATAACAGTTTCAGGTATATCGATGAAGCAGGGTATATAGATAATAGTACAAGTGTTGTGGTAGGCAAACAGGCCGTGCCGCCGGCATCTGATAAAGATGTGGTAACACTGGGCCTAAAAGCAGTCAAAGCAACTACAGTGAGTGAATTGGTAGTTGAATTTAAACGTATATTTGGCATTGGTAGTGAACTGGCACTGAGGCTATCAAAAAATGCTGATTTTGTAAAGGCATATCAGGAGAATGCAAGGATTTTACAGGTGATAGCAAATGCCCTGCCCGAAGTAGAGGTTACAGTAAAAGGTAAAAAGTTTGCCACTTACCGGGAAGCCTTACTGACAGGTTGTGCAGATGATCCGAAATTATTTACTGTAATGAATTCCGCTATTGAAGAAGCGATCGAGGGTGTCAAAAATGCAGAGGATGTGAAACCATTTGTAGAATATGCGGCCACCCGAAGAAAAATGACGGAGTACATGAATAAAAACGGAGATTTTAATAAGGATTATTTTGCGAATGCCGTACTTAACTCCGCCGTATTCCGCTATGCAGCCCTGGATGCCAAAGGCTGGGGTAAAATAGACGAAGCTAGAAAAGCATTTACTATCCATCCGAATTCGAATGTACTGGTAGTTGAGCGCCGGATGAAAAATGGCAAACCGATACAGGAAGTGTCGCATAGCGGAGGCCGCACCGCCGACAGAACTAGCGAGAGCATCGAGGGTACTATAAAGAAAGTAAACGAGGATAATAAGCATTTTGATCAGTTTACAGTTGGGGGCCCTCGTATTCAGGATTCTGAATCGAAGTATTTTGAAGA